In Glycine max cultivar Williams 82 chromosome 4, Glycine_max_v4.0, whole genome shotgun sequence, the genomic stretch CCTGGAGACTTTGTTCTATAGGCTAATAACTTACAAATTACAATACCCGAAGTTGCTCAGGATTCTTACTTTTCAGTGAAATCTTTTTATCTGATGTATCGTTTTGTTCTACAATATTGGCAGTCATGTCACTTCTTTTGACTCTCGCACTAGTACTGTTTCATTCTGATGCATACTCACATTTGTTTGTTTCTCCATAGATTTTTGACTTATTTGATCTCAAGCGCAATGGGGTCATTGAGTTCGGGGAATTTGTTCGATCATTGGGTGTTTTTCACCCAAATGCAGCTTTAGAAGACAAGATTACTTGTAAGATTGACTCTTCCAACATAAAGATTTCATGTTAATGTCTTCATTTCCCCTGAGTTTTGGAGTTTCCTATATTAAGTGGTCTATCTGCCAGAATTATACCCACTGATTATTTATGTTTGGTTGCATTAAAGTTTTTCAGTCACCTATACAGATACTTTATCTTTTGTTAAATTGGGATTAATGATTTTGCAGTTGCTTTTAGGTTGTATGATCTGAGGCAGACAGGGTTTATTGAACGAGAGGAGGtatggttttctttttctttagttattataatattaCGCTATGGTTCTTTAGTCTTATCCATAATTCATAGATATATGTATGTGCTTGTTCAATATACATTTAGATCAACCCTTTACTCCCACTAATGGTTTATCTGATCTGCAGTTGAAGGAGATGGTATTGGCACTTTTGCATGAATCAGATCTTGAGCTTTCGGATGATATGATTGAAACCATTGTGGATAAGGTTCACAAATCATAAAAGTTTTaccttatttttattacttttaaaagCTCCTTTGAATTTGGCGTTTCTTAAGTTGTATCTATACCTTATCCACAGACTTTTAGTGATGCTGATATAAACGGTGATGGAAGGATCGATCAAGATGAGTGGAAAGCATTTGTGTCCAAGCATCCATCCTTGATAAAGAATATGACACTTCCATACTTGAAGTCAGTATTTTCACTCTCCACGAaccttaattttagaatttcagaaaaaaaaaattctaaattttgatgCATGTCTCCTCCTCGTGTTGCAGGGATATTACCTTGGCTTTTCCCAGTTTTGTCATAAGAACAGATATTGAAGAGTCAGAGATGTGACTTTGGGAGGTTTTGGCTTCACCAATAATGATATCTCTTTGATTTCGTCTCTTGATATATTGTTGCTACATGTTAAGAGATGACCTTACCTGCGGTGCCCAAGACAAGAATAAAATTTCGTTTATGATTCCTGGGCAAAACTTCTAAACCTGGTTTTGCAAATGCTCAGCCACTTCTTTGTAGTAGCTGAACCTGTGCTGATAGTGATATCTAAGGTTACGAATTATTCACATGAACTTTTAATTCCAGTGCAAGGTTAACTTGtacattatatatgtatatatgagaGATGTAAGTAGGGTATAGTAACCCATGTTACTCGGACATTTTGCTGCTTGTGAGTTTGGAGGTATTTTGAGAATTTTGCCTTTGGATAGTTGTTTGAATAACTGTTAGCATGATCCCTATGTTAATTTGGGCATCTTTCCTCTGTGCTTAACTGCTTACAGCTTTAATATGCTGGAAGATTATTTTCAATGCTTTCTCTTCACTTAGAAAT encodes the following:
- the LOC100811649 gene encoding calcineurin B-like protein 7 isoform X1, which gives rise to MGCYCSTSKKTEAQGYEEPTILSSETPCEYHDPSLNVTVSEVEALHELYKKLSNSIVEDGLIHKEEFQLALFRNKNKKNLFADRIFDLFDLKRNGVIEFGEFVRSLGVFHPNAALEDKITFAFRLYDLRQTGFIEREELKEMVLALLHESDLELSDDMIETIVDKTFSDADINGDGRIDQDEWKAFVSKHPSLIKNMTLPYLKDITLAFPSFVIRTDIEESEM
- the LOC100811649 gene encoding calcineurin B-like protein 7 isoform X2; the protein is MGCYCSTSKKTEAQGYEEPTILSSETPFTVSEVEALHELYKKLSNSIVEDGLIHKEEFQLALFRNKNKKNLFADRIFDLFDLKRNGVIEFGEFVRSLGVFHPNAALEDKITFAFRLYDLRQTGFIEREELKEMVLALLHESDLELSDDMIETIVDKTFSDADINGDGRIDQDEWKAFVSKHPSLIKNMTLPYLKDITLAFPSFVIRTDIEESEM